The Alkalihalophilus pseudofirmus nucleotide sequence AATTATTGACATAGTAGGTTCCTTCCTTTTTATGAATAGTTATTTTTTATTGGGTAATAACTGCTTCATTCTAGCAAACTTTTCATTTTTAGAAAAGAGTATTTAGTAGAAATACATCGTACGTTCACTTTATTGTTTATTGCGGCTTCGTTTTTTAAATTCTATAATGTAGGGAGAAAATAGAGTAAGTGATTTTAGAATGGATGTGTAAAAATGAAACGGAAAAGAACCTTTTTGGTTTTAGCTATAGCGTGTATTTTAGCAGTTGTGACGGTTGTAACAATGGATAGGCAAGAGGTAGGTAATGAAGTCGGGATGGTTGCTGAAGATTTTGAGCTTCCAACTTATCAAGGCGGTCAAGAATCATTTAATCAGTACGAGGGTCAAGTTGTGATCCTTAATATGTGGGCCTCATGGTGTGAGCCTTGCCGTGATGAAATGCCAGATTTTATGGAACTACAGCAAGATTATCATCAAGAGGGTTTAGACATAGTGACTGTAAATATGCAGACGTATGAACGAACGCTAAATGATGCCCCCGAATTTATAGAAGAAATGAATCTCACACTTCCTGTTTTCTTTGATGAAGACGGGGTTGTATCAGATCGTTACGGAATAAGAGTTCTGCCGACGACTTTTGTTATTGACCGTGAAGGAGTCATTGCCCATGTGATTCCTGGTGAAGTGAATTATGAAAGATTAGAAGAATTGATTAAACCATTATTATAAGTGGATCTAGTGTAAGTCGAGCCTATGCTCGGCTTTTTGTGTTGGAGAAGAGGAATTAGTAATTTATGAATAATTTGGAAGGGAAACTTCATACTAAGAGCAAAGAAAAAGAACGGAGCTGAAGTGAGATGTTTGCAGAAGTGCGAGATCAGATCAAAGCTATTGTGTTTGAAGATAATCATATACAGATTTTGCAGACATCTCGCACACAACAAGCTGTTTTATACAAAGCGCTGACAAAAAAAGGCCGGATAGGAGATACAGTTTTATTAAATACCACAGCGAGCGAATTGAATCTAGGTACAGGAGGATATGATTTTGTTAAATCAGCGGGAGAGAATGCCCAGGGGACTCCTTGTCTAAACAGAGATGACGGTCATATTCTGAAATTACGATATACTCCGATGCAGCATCAAGTCTTATCTGTAGAATCACAGGAAAGTCCATATCATTCATTGTTTCAAACCACGTATTCTCTAGAGAAGAGGCCTGTTTTAGTCGGTGAATTGCATAGTATGATTCCCATCCTCTATGCAGGTTCTAAAGTTTTACACAAAAGGGCTACTGTATGTATTATCATTGATGACCAAGCAGCTTTGCCTCTTATGCTGAGTGAACACATTAGAGCACTTGAAGGAGAAGAGACATTTGTAACCATTACGGTAGGTCAGGCTTTTGGAGGGACATATGAAGCGGTTACTATCCAAACAGCCCTTCAATTTGCTCACAAACACCTTAAAGCAGACATTATTATGATAACTGTCGGTCCTGGAGTTGTAGGCACAGGGAGTTATTACGGATTTACAGGAATGTCTTTGGCGAATTGGTCTAATAATGTGGCGGCTTTAGGGGGGGTTCCTGTATGGATTCCGCGCTTGTCCTTTGCTGATAAAAGGAAGCGGCATAGAGGGATTAGTCATCATACATTAACGCCGCTAATAGAAGCAGTCCTAACGAAGGTAATCTTGCCCCTGCCACTTTTAAATGGAGATAGGCTTGAAATGATTGAAAACCAGCTTTCTATGCTGCAGAAAGCAAAAGTGAGCCCTGAAATAAAGTGGATCGATGAACAGGAAGTACAACAAAAGACAGAGCAAGCTCTTCGTACGTTAGGAAAAGATATTAAGACTATGGGAAGAGGCTATCAAGAAGATCCAGCTTTTTTTTGGGCAGTGGTGGCTGCATTATGGACCAGTCTTAATTTAGGCCGTGAATGAACAGTCTTAACCCAATCTTCTACATACTCAAAATGCTGCATAGATTCTTTCAGCTTGGCGTTAATTTCCCATGCTTTACCTGCTAGAACGATTCCTTGATTGTGTACGTAGACTTTCATATCTCACACATCCTCGAATGATAGATTATATGGTACACTTCTATGTAATAACTATGTCAAAAAGAACCTAGGAGTGAGATCGTTGAATCATCTTTACGAAAAAACAATCAAATCTAACTCGATATACAGCGGCAAGATCATTGACTTGCAAGTGGATGAAGTAGAACTGCCTAACGGCAAAACAAGTAAAAGAGAGATTATTAAACACCCTGGAGCTGTAGCTATTCTTCCTATTACAACAGAAGGAAAGTTGATTTTAGTTAGGCAATTTCGAAAAGCACTTGAAAAAACGATTATTGAAATACCAGCAGGCAAGTTGGACGCGGGGGAAGAGCCTGCTGATTGTGCGAAAAGAGAGCTCGCAGAAGAAACAGGTTATGTAACAGACAATCTTGACTTTTTACTTTCATTTTATACATCGCCTGGATTTGCTGATGAGCTCATTTATATGTATGTGGCTACTGGTCTTACAGCAGGGGAAGTAAGCCGGGATGAAGATGAATTTCTAGATGTGGTCGAGGTAACACTTGAGGAAGCAGTAGAGATGGTGCGAGATGAACGGATACATGATGCCAAAACAGCCTATGCCATTCAATATATGCGGTTAATGAAATATCTTGGTAAATAAGAGGAGCGCTCCTGCTTTGAGAGTAGGAGCGCTTTGGTGTTGTACTAATTAACATAGCACCGAACTTGTTTACGATAGTGCTTGCTCTAAATCATAAATAATATCTTCAACGTTCTCTATTCCTACAGACAGGCGAATTAAGCCATCTGCAATCCCCATTTTTATCCGTTCTTCACGAGGGACGACAGAGTGAGTCATAGAAGCAGGGTGCTGAATCAATGAGTCAACATCCCCTAGGCTGACAGCACATTTAAGTAATTCAAGTTTGTTCATCATGTTAAGTCCAGCTTCAAGTCCTTCTTTTAATTCAAAGCTGATAAGTCCGCCGAAACCGTCCATTTGTCTTTTTGCGAGTTCGTGTTGTGGGAAGCTTTTTAACCCAGGATACATGACATTCGTCACTTTTGGGTGGGATTCTAGGAATTCGGCAACCTTTTGAGCATTTTCAGAGTGCCGGTCCATTCGTACACCTAATGTTTTTATTCCTCTGACAAGTAAAAAGGCATCAAATGGAGCAAGGATTCCGCCAATATCTTTTTGAGTTGTAAATTGAATATGCTCAAGGAATTCTTTTGTACCAACAGCGACACCAGCTACAAGGTCCCCATGTCCACCTAAATATTTTGTAGCACTATGGACAACCACATCACAACCATATTCTAGGGGGCGCTGCAAGTAAGGAGACATAAATGTGTTATCCACTACTGTAGTCACATTATGCTCTTTTCCGATTTGACCTATAAGTGCTAAGTCAATGATTTGCATCGTTGGATTAATCGGGGTTTCAATATAGATAACTTTCGTATTTTCCTTTATTTCACGGAGGATGCTTTCTTTATCTCGCATGTCACATAATGTGTAGTCCACATTAAACTTATCTTTTAAAATCGATAAAAAGCCAAATGTACAACCATAAAGACCTCGTGAGCATAAAATATGATCTCCGGAGCGCACAAGGCCTAGGAGCACAGCTGAAATAGCTGCCATACCAGACGCGAATGCTAATGCTTTTTCTCCTTTCTCAAGAGCTGCGATTTTTTCTTCTAATGCGGTAACTGTCGGGTTTCCAAGT carries:
- a CDS encoding DUF3866 family protein — protein: MFAEVRDQIKAIVFEDNHIQILQTSRTQQAVLYKALTKKGRIGDTVLLNTTASELNLGTGGYDFVKSAGENAQGTPCLNRDDGHILKLRYTPMQHQVLSVESQESPYHSLFQTTYSLEKRPVLVGELHSMIPILYAGSKVLHKRATVCIIIDDQAALPLMLSEHIRALEGEETFVTITVGQAFGGTYEAVTIQTALQFAHKHLKADIIMITVGPGVVGTGSYYGFTGMSLANWSNNVAALGGVPVWIPRLSFADKRKRHRGISHHTLTPLIEAVLTKVILPLPLLNGDRLEMIENQLSMLQKAKVSPEIKWIDEQEVQQKTEQALRTLGKDIKTMGRGYQEDPAFFWAVVAALWTSLNLGRE
- the mciZ gene encoding Z-ring formation inhibitor MciZ, which codes for MKVYVHNQGIVLAGKAWEINAKLKESMQHFEYVEDWVKTVHSRPKLRLVHNAATTAQKKAGSS
- a CDS encoding TlpA disulfide reductase family protein, producing MKRKRTFLVLAIACILAVVTVVTMDRQEVGNEVGMVAEDFELPTYQGGQESFNQYEGQVVILNMWASWCEPCRDEMPDFMELQQDYHQEGLDIVTVNMQTYERTLNDAPEFIEEMNLTLPVFFDEDGVVSDRYGIRVLPTTFVIDREGVIAHVIPGEVNYERLEELIKPLL
- the megL gene encoding methionine gamma-lyase — protein: MSSKESNREQGFQTLAVHKGYKPDPLTGSLALPIHQTSTFVFPSAETGGRRFAGEEEGYVYSRLGNPTVTALEEKIAALEKGEKALAFASGMAAISAVLLGLVRSGDHILCSRGLYGCTFGFLSILKDKFNVDYTLCDMRDKESILREIKENTKVIYIETPINPTMQIIDLALIGQIGKEHNVTTVVDNTFMSPYLQRPLEYGCDVVVHSATKYLGGHGDLVAGVAVGTKEFLEHIQFTTQKDIGGILAPFDAFLLVRGIKTLGVRMDRHSENAQKVAEFLESHPKVTNVMYPGLKSFPQHELAKRQMDGFGGLISFELKEGLEAGLNMMNKLELLKCAVSLGDVDSLIQHPASMTHSVVPREERIKMGIADGLIRLSVGIENVEDIIYDLEQALS
- a CDS encoding NUDIX domain-containing protein: MNHLYEKTIKSNSIYSGKIIDLQVDEVELPNGKTSKREIIKHPGAVAILPITTEGKLILVRQFRKALEKTIIEIPAGKLDAGEEPADCAKRELAEETGYVTDNLDFLLSFYTSPGFADELIYMYVATGLTAGEVSRDEDEFLDVVEVTLEEAVEMVRDERIHDAKTAYAIQYMRLMKYLGK